The Streptomyces sp. HSG2 genome has a segment encoding these proteins:
- a CDS encoding ATP-binding protein — MPEDDKTPAREVIAEYAQERFRYFRTADGTVYAQKNGHPVARPIRSQGTTGSHRQDLMVGLFKDGIGVFNGTALKEALDLIEALALTETTQNVHIRVAPGVDGATWLDLGRGDGQSVRIHPTGWDIAVPDPREVCWRRTQLTGELPLPAADTDGKGIDLLFRLCNFVNAETECLAMAWLVGCLDPGSPVPAPFLTGPQGAGKSTAGRMLIRVVEGMSSDLRRAPKDEENLIAAVAAGWVTALDNLSHMTPDLSDAMCCIVTGAESVKRALFTDGDVYRARYRRPLLLTGIDVGVIRPDLAERLLPLRLERPRVRRTEAELWAEYAQVLPVVLGSLLDLTVKVRAASAQTPTDLRMADFAHLCAQLDAAMGLGALPAYRAGLDDLNDDVIEGDLLAQTVLRYAADMRPGEQQRMTSAEWLHLLTRLYSGEDCRPLPKGWPTTGKVLSDRLKRLQPTLAARGLNVDWGRTKTARYIELTEPTPTPGPRQGAAF, encoded by the coding sequence ATGCCCGAGGACGACAAGACTCCCGCCCGCGAGGTCATCGCCGAATACGCCCAAGAGCGGTTCCGGTACTTCCGCACCGCCGACGGCACCGTGTACGCGCAGAAGAACGGCCATCCCGTCGCCCGCCCCATCCGCTCCCAGGGCACCACAGGGAGCCATCGCCAAGACCTCATGGTCGGCCTGTTCAAGGACGGCATCGGCGTGTTCAACGGAACCGCACTCAAGGAGGCGCTGGACTTGATCGAGGCACTCGCACTCACCGAGACCACCCAGAACGTGCACATCCGCGTAGCCCCCGGCGTCGACGGCGCCACGTGGCTGGACCTCGGCCGCGGCGACGGCCAGTCCGTGCGCATCCACCCCACCGGATGGGACATCGCCGTCCCCGACCCGCGTGAGGTGTGCTGGCGGCGCACCCAGCTCACCGGTGAACTGCCCCTGCCGGCCGCGGACACCGACGGCAAGGGCATCGACCTGCTGTTCCGGCTGTGCAACTTCGTCAACGCCGAGACCGAATGCCTGGCCATGGCGTGGTTGGTCGGCTGCCTGGACCCAGGCAGCCCCGTCCCCGCCCCGTTCCTGACCGGGCCGCAGGGCGCGGGCAAGTCGACGGCCGGGCGGATGCTCATCCGCGTCGTCGAGGGCATGAGCAGCGACCTGCGCCGCGCCCCCAAGGACGAGGAGAACCTGATCGCGGCCGTCGCCGCCGGGTGGGTCACCGCCCTGGACAACCTCTCCCACATGACCCCGGACCTGTCCGACGCCATGTGCTGCATCGTCACCGGGGCCGAGTCCGTCAAACGGGCCCTGTTCACCGACGGCGACGTTTACCGCGCCCGCTACCGCCGCCCACTCCTGCTCACCGGCATCGACGTCGGCGTCATCCGCCCCGACCTCGCCGAACGCCTCCTACCGCTCCGGCTCGAACGCCCCCGCGTGCGGCGTACCGAGGCGGAGCTGTGGGCGGAGTACGCGCAGGTCCTGCCCGTCGTGCTCGGGTCGCTGCTGGACCTGACGGTCAAGGTCCGCGCCGCGTCGGCGCAGACGCCGACGGATCTGCGGATGGCGGACTTCGCGCACCTGTGCGCGCAGCTCGACGCCGCGATGGGTCTGGGGGCGCTGCCCGCCTACCGGGCCGGACTCGACGACCTCAACGACGACGTCATCGAGGGCGACCTCCTGGCGCAGACCGTGCTTCGCTACGCGGCCGACATGCGGCCCGGGGAGCAACAGCGGATGACCTCCGCCGAGTGGCTGCACCTGCTGACGCGGCTCTACAGCGGCGAGGACTGCCGCCCGCTCCCGAAGGGCTGGCCGACCACCGGCAAAGTCCTCTCAGACCGCCTCAAGCGCCTGCAACCCACCCTCGCCGCGCGCGGCCTGAACGTCGACTGGGGACGCACCAAGACGGCCCGCTACATCGAACTCACCGAACCCACACCCACACCCGGCCCGCGGCAGGGCGCCGCGTTCTGA
- a CDS encoding bifunctional DNA primase/polymerase, with product MTHPALIRRDHLSTALRLAVDGVPVLPLRRGKVPFANCPACLYTACGGRPNMKTPGPCTCPYPCHGWAAATTDPAVIESPQWAWAWREAAAVAYHPGGAGLTVVDLDHADAMAWAQATLPATRTVPTTRGEHWIYEGVMTSANGVRDGVDIKSTMAYARWRGPGTGTLTALPDTVRALIVRSPTVYQAPCIDALPTPAVGACPHRTPAYLERGIAMAVERINGASSAVHATVYATFLAVLSTHGRCGCLTENHTTRLFAAAQAKGESPRHCTDAWTNARTRLGL from the coding sequence ATGACCCATCCCGCGCTGATCCGGCGAGACCATCTCAGCACCGCCCTGCGTCTGGCGGTCGACGGCGTGCCCGTCCTGCCGCTGCGCCGGGGCAAGGTGCCCTTCGCCAACTGCCCGGCCTGCCTGTACACCGCGTGTGGCGGCCGGCCGAACATGAAAACCCCGGGCCCCTGCACCTGCCCGTACCCGTGTCACGGCTGGGCCGCCGCGACCACCGACCCGGCCGTCATCGAGTCCCCCCAGTGGGCCTGGGCATGGCGTGAGGCGGCGGCGGTCGCCTACCACCCGGGCGGCGCGGGCCTGACCGTCGTCGACCTCGACCACGCCGACGCCATGGCCTGGGCCCAAGCGACCCTGCCTGCCACCCGCACCGTGCCGACGACGCGCGGCGAGCACTGGATCTATGAGGGCGTCATGACCTCCGCCAACGGCGTGCGCGACGGCGTCGACATCAAGTCGACGATGGCCTACGCCCGCTGGCGTGGCCCCGGTACCGGCACCCTCACCGCGTTGCCGGACACGGTGCGGGCACTGATCGTGAGGTCGCCCACCGTCTACCAGGCCCCGTGCATCGACGCGCTGCCCACACCAGCCGTGGGCGCCTGTCCTCACCGCACGCCCGCCTATCTGGAACGTGGCATCGCCATGGCCGTGGAGCGCATCAACGGGGCGTCCAGCGCGGTGCACGCGACCGTGTACGCCACGTTCCTCGCCGTGCTCTCCACGCACGGCCGGTGCGGCTGCCTCACCGAGAACCACACGACGCGGTTGTTCGCCGCCGCGCAGGCCAAGGGCGAGAGCCCCCGGCACTGCACGGACGCGTGGACCAACGCCCGCACCAGGCTGGGACTGTGA
- a CDS encoding FtsK/SpoIIIE domain-containing protein — protein MSENVVHLHKPTDPPTHDTAPTMLTVVPDTPPVPPVPPVRAVPLWVRSGRVIKTGVTHDKTRAAARAAARHSLYTLNGSRIVARRAWDGRTGSRYERMIRAAEAAGNLEAAEEWEERLQRFRAARHHRRMDLLHSPTDAAKSAAVGAGMSIGTLIALGVVMAINTGQVGDVITPLSATVDFIALLIRIVRVVWGPALTIGPFLALLALWSVGRKQQAAPAWALPARVRGSEGEPITPSIVVKALRDLGISPLKTAIKEMGDAGASMLGPIRIAGCGVEVDVTLPSGVATNEVQKRRRKLAENLTRHEHEVFITIPEAARTVRLWIADSGALDEPIGPSPLVTDETMTANYETGKAPWGQDLRGDAAELSVYQRHLLVTGLSNQGKTAALRALALWLALDRTVQFWIADLKGIGDWAMFDGVAQILIEGPSDDHVIQATEMVEDAVEEMNRRIEERRQDPTVVFEPLIVVVDEAQLAFMCPVVGEDKRPYGGAKATSRYFMAVRKLHNQGRAVDVLMWQGTQDPTDQNLPKLVREGAHTRASLVVGTESQSRMALGDKAVNGGAAPHLLRQGLDKGTLVVASDGITIPAGQASITVRTHFIDDEPAAEIAERAKMLRDGATTLRVVDRSEERDALADVAAVIGEAARLRTNEVLKRLHSLAPKVYGDQWTNDRLKSLLEEHGEEPKKSHGVMVVHRDHVLRALANRDADGSASAAE, from the coding sequence ATGTCCGAGAACGTCGTTCACCTCCACAAGCCCACCGACCCCCCGACCCACGACACGGCCCCCACCATGCTCACGGTCGTACCGGACACGCCGCCCGTGCCGCCCGTGCCGCCCGTGCGGGCGGTGCCGCTGTGGGTGCGCTCCGGCCGCGTCATCAAGACCGGCGTCACCCACGACAAGACCCGCGCCGCGGCCCGGGCGGCGGCCCGGCACAGCCTCTACACCCTCAACGGTTCCCGGATCGTGGCCCGCCGTGCGTGGGATGGCCGTACCGGGTCCCGCTACGAGCGGATGATCCGGGCGGCGGAAGCCGCGGGCAACCTCGAAGCCGCCGAGGAGTGGGAGGAGCGGTTGCAGCGCTTCCGCGCCGCCCGCCATCACCGCCGCATGGACCTCCTGCACTCCCCGACCGACGCGGCCAAGAGCGCCGCCGTCGGCGCGGGCATGAGCATCGGGACCCTGATCGCCCTCGGCGTCGTCATGGCCATCAACACCGGTCAGGTCGGGGACGTCATCACGCCGCTGTCGGCAACGGTCGACTTCATCGCCCTGCTGATCCGCATCGTGCGGGTTGTATGGGGTCCGGCACTCACGATCGGCCCGTTCCTCGCCCTGCTCGCGCTGTGGTCGGTCGGTCGCAAGCAGCAGGCCGCCCCCGCGTGGGCACTCCCGGCGAGAGTCCGGGGCAGCGAGGGTGAGCCGATCACCCCGTCCATCGTGGTCAAGGCGCTCCGGGACCTCGGTATCTCCCCGCTCAAGACCGCGATCAAGGAGATGGGCGACGCCGGCGCGTCGATGCTCGGCCCGATCCGGATCGCCGGATGCGGTGTCGAGGTCGACGTGACGCTTCCCTCCGGGGTTGCCACCAACGAGGTGCAGAAGCGGCGCAGGAAGCTCGCCGAGAACCTGACCCGGCACGAACACGAGGTGTTCATCACGATCCCCGAGGCGGCGCGGACGGTGCGGTTGTGGATCGCGGACTCGGGTGCGCTGGACGAGCCGATCGGCCCGTCTCCGCTGGTCACCGACGAGACGATGACCGCGAACTACGAGACCGGCAAGGCCCCGTGGGGTCAAGACCTGCGCGGGGACGCGGCGGAGCTGAGCGTGTATCAGCGTCACCTGTTGGTCACGGGGCTGTCCAACCAGGGCAAGACCGCCGCGCTGCGGGCGCTCGCGCTGTGGCTGGCGCTGGACCGCACGGTGCAGTTCTGGATCGCCGACCTCAAGGGCATCGGGGACTGGGCCATGTTCGACGGCGTCGCGCAGATCCTGATCGAGGGCCCCTCCGACGACCACGTGATCCAGGCGACCGAGATGGTAGAGGACGCGGTCGAGGAGATGAACCGGCGGATCGAGGAGCGCCGGCAAGACCCGACCGTGGTGTTCGAGCCGCTGATCGTGGTGGTGGACGAAGCACAGTTGGCGTTCATGTGCCCCGTCGTCGGCGAGGACAAGCGGCCCTACGGCGGCGCCAAGGCCACCTCGCGGTACTTCATGGCCGTGCGTAAGCTCCACAACCAGGGCCGCGCCGTGGACGTGCTGATGTGGCAGGGCACGCAGGACCCCACCGATCAGAACCTTCCCAAGCTGGTCCGTGAGGGCGCCCACACCCGCGCCTCCCTCGTGGTCGGCACCGAATCCCAGTCCCGCATGGCGCTGGGGGACAAGGCCGTCAACGGCGGCGCCGCCCCGCACCTACTCCGCCAGGGCCTGGACAAGGGCACCCTCGTGGTCGCCTCCGACGGAATCACGATCCCCGCCGGTCAGGCGTCCATCACCGTGCGCACCCACTTCATCGACGACGAGCCGGCCGCCGAGATCGCGGAGCGCGCCAAGATGCTGCGCGACGGCGCCACGACCCTGCGCGTGGTCGACCGGAGCGAGGAGCGTGACGCGCTCGCCGACGTGGCGGCCGTCATCGGCGAGGCGGCTCGGCTGCGGACCAACGAGGTGCTCAAGCGGCTGCACTCGCTGGCCCCGAAGGTCTACGGCGACCAGTGGACCAACGACCGGCTCAAGAGCCTGTTGGAGGAGCACGGCGAGGAGCCGAAGAAGTCGCACGGCGTCATGGTCGTCCACCGCGATCACGTCCTGCGGGCGCTCGCCAACCGCGACGCGGACGGTTCCGCTTCCGCTGCCGAGTAG
- a CDS encoding DUF2637 domain-containing protein, producing MNAVQTRSAERALSGGTWLIVCGAMLYSILTVTPLMAAHTADGWDWTAPILPVVVDAAVVIVVKLDDVLARLGGHGGRWPIVLRWMTGLMTLALNTADSALQKDMVGVAVHSVAPLLLIVTAETSLAYRRAIPRAVSALEATQKAEREERERAARERAERARTEAREEREHAERLAREQRDHEASLAREQAEREERQRREEREARERSEAAEREARERRDREDEQRERERLTRERQARERAEAEQRERAQKAERERCERAERAERERAELLSRGPAESKLPEGEARAIVATAFTAGLSVRQAAELCGWSVGWVSSRYVEHRAPAAGGAELAMASR from the coding sequence CCATCCTCACGGTCACCCCCCTGATGGCCGCGCACACCGCCGACGGGTGGGACTGGACCGCGCCGATCCTCCCGGTGGTGGTGGACGCCGCCGTGGTCATCGTGGTGAAACTCGACGATGTCTTGGCCCGCCTGGGTGGGCACGGCGGACGGTGGCCCATCGTGTTGCGGTGGATGACCGGGCTGATGACCCTCGCCCTGAACACCGCCGACTCCGCGTTGCAGAAGGACATGGTCGGCGTGGCCGTCCACTCCGTGGCTCCCCTGCTGCTCATCGTCACAGCAGAGACCAGCCTCGCCTACCGGCGCGCCATCCCCCGCGCCGTCAGCGCCCTGGAGGCCACGCAGAAAGCCGAGCGCGAGGAGCGGGAGCGGGCGGCCCGTGAGCGCGCCGAGCGGGCCCGCACCGAGGCTCGTGAGGAGCGCGAGCACGCGGAGCGGCTGGCGCGTGAACAGCGCGACCACGAAGCGAGCCTGGCCCGCGAACAGGCCGAGCGGGAAGAGCGGCAGCGGCGTGAGGAGCGTGAAGCCCGTGAGCGCTCGGAGGCTGCCGAGCGGGAGGCTCGTGAACGCCGTGACCGCGAAGATGAACAGCGCGAACGCGAGCGGCTGACGCGTGAACGCCAGGCCCGCGAGCGCGCCGAAGCGGAACAGCGCGAGCGCGCTCAGAAGGCGGAGCGTGAACGCTGTGAACGAGCAGAGCGTGCCGAGCGTGAGCGCGCCGAACTCCTGAGCCGGGGCCCGGCTGAGAGCAAGCTGCCCGAGGGTGAGGCGCGCGCGATCGTGGCCACCGCGTTCACGGCGGGGCTGTCGGTGCGCCAGGCGGCAGAGCTGTGCGGCTGGTCGGTCGGCTGGGTGTCTTCCCGCTATGTCGAGCATCGCGCCCCAGCGGCGGGCGGGGCTGAGCTGGCTATGGCGAGCCGTTGA